TCCTGAAATCCTCGGTCTTCGGCGCTACGGCATCAAAGCGTATCTTGTAGTTGGGGATGGAGGTGGCCAACAGGCTGCCGTCAGCAGAATACAGATTGCCTTTGTTTGCGGGAATCACAAAATTCTTGACTGTCCGCTCCTTGGCCAGTTTCTTATAATGGTCGCCTTCAACCCACTGGATGTTGGTCAGTTTCACGACAATAGCGCATGCCATCACGAACAGGGCAAACCCAACGAGATAGATGCGGTAAGAAATATGTTTCTCTTCTATTGCCATAATTTATCCCAAAAACCTTTTTCTTTTTCCTGTTTCACTTTTATTTTTACGGGCGGCACCGACGACGGAAAAATCGCTTTTGCGGCCATTTTTTCCGAAACGGTGGATTCCATGCGGAGCTTCATCAGTTCTGACCGGCGGTCGACGAATTCAGAGCGAAGTTCTTTCACTTCATTGGTCAGTTCCGTGATTTTGAAAACCTTCTGCTCATAGCGATTGGTATTGGCGATCATCGCCAGCACAATCAGGATGATAAACACGATGAAGCGCCAGTTTTTATTGGCATCTTCATTCA
The nucleotide sequence above comes from Flavobacterium magnum. Encoded proteins:
- a CDS encoding FtsL-like putative cell division protein; this translates as MKKGIYSILKARFLVNEDANKNWRFIVFIILIVLAMIANTNRYEQKVFKITELTNEVKELRSEFVDRRSELMKLRMESTVSEKMAAKAIFPSSVPPVKIKVKQEKEKGFWDKLWQ